A stretch of DNA from Synechococcus sp. JA-3-3Ab:
TGCGTAGAGATTTGGGTTTCATCTGCACATGGGCCACGTCGTTGCGGTATTCGCTCAGCCGAGACCAGAGCTTAGCTAGCTGCTGCACATCTGGGACATGGGCGGCAATGGGAGGCAGGGACTGAAGCTGCTCTTGGTGTTGGATAAGGGATCCAGTCGCAGGGAGATCTCCCAAGAGCTGCTCTTCCCGCGGGATAAGGGATCCCAACTGGTGTTCAATTCCCTGCCGCGCTTCTCGTTCGAGGTAGTTTTGGATCCCCTCACAGAGGCAAAGGGCAGAAACCACCCACTCGCGGGCCAAGAGAAGGGCTTGGGTGGTGAAGCGCTTTTCAACATACCAGCGCAGCAGTTGAAAGTGCTTTTGAACTTGCGCTTGGGGATCCGCCGCCTTTTCTGCCGGCAGCGCCAGTTGGCTGTAGCTATTTTGAATGCTTTGCAGCAGCAGGCCGAAGGGCTTGGCAAATTGGCCCACCTCTTCTGCCAACTCCTGGGTAGAGTGTCTTTGTAACTTGCGCAAGTCCTCCTGCAGGCTGACCGGCCTCACCAGCTCCAGAGAACGGGAGATGTCGCGGATGGCTTGTCCAAAGCTCTGCAGCCGGGTGGGCCTGGGATCCCCTTTGCCGGGCCTTTGCTGTCGGTAGAAGTCCCGTTGAACGGTGTCCAAAAGCTGGCCCAGCTCTACTGCCGAGCCGGTGCTGATGAACTTGTCGCTGGCCGTCAGCCAGTCCAGAAGCCGAATGGCCGGCGTGAGATCGATAATGGGGGTCTCCGCCTGGCCAGGGCGGTAGAGGCCGTAGTAGAGCCCCTGGATCTCGACATTTTTGGCCTTGCGCAAAAGGGCGGCTCCCAAGAGCACCAGCAGCGGGATGGAGCGAAAGGCGTGGGTGATATCAAAAAGCAGCCGGCTGTTGGGCTCGATGCCATCGACCAGCACGTCGAAAATCTCCCAGGTCTCCGCTTCCGTTTTGCCCTCAGGAATGGCTTTGGCCACCTTCTCCACCTGGGGTGGCAAGGACTCCTGCAAGCGGCCCCAGTGCTTGGCGCGGGCCTCCTCCGTCAGCAGGAGGATGATTCTATCAATTTCAAAGAGCTGGCAGAGGGCCTTGGCGACGTAGCAGGTTTTGTCTGCCCTTTGCTCCCCAAAGAAATACGTCGTCTCGGTGTAGTCGCCAGTGCCCAGGGTGGTCAAAAGGGTTTTAGCCATAGGGATCCTCCAGGTGGGTCTGCAACGCATCAAAGCACAACCGCTGGCAAGCTACCGCAACCTGGAAGCCCCCCCTTCCCAAAAACAAGAGGCCTTTTCCCGCGCAGTGAAGGCGAAAAACCCAAAGTTAGCCTAGAACTAGAAAGCAGTTGGCCTCTAGAACGAGAGGGATCCTGGCATGCTATCGACCGAAGAGCTGTCGATTGCTCATCCAAAACTTACTCCCGAACAGTTTCTCGCCTTGCCAGAGGAAGATACTACCTATGAGCTGGTCAATGGACAAGCTGTTCCCAAAGATTTGCCGATGTCTCCTCAGAGATTTCATGCCTCTTTGCAGAAGCGGCTGCTTTTCATTCTGGATGCCTGGTGTCAAGGCAAGGGGGATGTGTACACAGAGCTGGCAGTTGTTTTGCAAAGGCAGGATCAAGATTGGCTTCCTGTTCCCGATTTGCTCTATGTTTCCTTTGAACGCTGGCCAGCGCAGCTTGAGGAAGACGGCCCTTGTCCCGTCGCTCCCGAACTGGTAGTGGAGATTCTTTCTCCCGGCCAGAGTTTTGGGGCTGTACTTCAAAAAGCAGCGGACTATCTGGAAGCTGGGATCCCTCGCGTTTGGGTTGTGGATCCCCAAGCCAAGAGCATCACCGTTTTCTACCCCGATGCCCCGCCGCGGACTTTTACGGGATCCCAAGCCATCCAAGATGAGTTTCTGCCCGGCTTGAAGGTTGTCCCCCAGGATGTGTTTGCCCAAGCGAGGATCCCTTAGTTGTTTTAGCTATCTGAGAGGGCTACCATGATTGAAGCTCTGGAAAGGCTAGCAAAGGAACCTGCCGAAAGCTCTGCAACAGCTTCTCGGAAGATTTGGACTGATGAAGAGTTTATGGCTCTGCCCGATGATGGCAATTGCTATGAAGTTGTCGATGGGAAGCTGATTGCTTTGGGTTCGGCAAGTGCAAGGCATGGATACTATGTAAGTTTGATTCACATCCTCCTAGGTGCCTATGTTCGCAGCCAAAAGATTGGCTTTACTTTTGACTCCGATACTTCGTTTAAGATGAAATCTGGCAATCGCCGCTCCCCAGATTGTTCTTTCTTCTCCAAGGAGCGGCTGCGATCTCTCGGCGGGATCCCCAAGGGCTATATCGAGGGAGCTCCAGACCTGGCTATAGAGGTTCTCTCTGAGGCCAATACTGTAGGAGAGATCCACGACAAAATTGTCGAGTATTTTGAGAACGGATCCCGGCTTGTTTGGGTCATTCATCCCGAAGAAAAGTATGTTTTAGTCTACCGCCAGCCTGAGCCCGCAGCATTGAAGCGGCCAGGAGATATCCTGGAAGGCGAAGAGGTGATCCCTGGGTTTGCCTTGGATTTGTCAGAGTTTTTTGCCGAACCTGAGTTTTAGCTGTTTGCCAAGCTCGCAAGTCTTCCAGGGTTCCGCGGCACCTGGTAAACTGGCGCCAAAAACGGGATCCAATTTCATGAGGCCGGTTTACCTGCAAGTTCTGGAGCGCAACCCCAGACGGCTGCGAATTGCCCTGCAAAGGTTTACCCCTGAGCAACTGGCCTGGCGGGTGGTGGCGGGTTTGGGGCTGTTGGCGCTGGGATCCCAGCTCTGGGGCCGCTCGCCGCTGGTGGGGTTGCTGGCCGTAGCAGCGGGCCTGGGGATTGGGATCCCTTGGGGGCTGGGGCAGATCCTGAGCTTGGATCGGGAGCGGCAGCGAGCGACCCTGACCCGGCTGGGTGGCCCCTGGGGGCTTTGGCGGCAGCAGGTATTCTCTTATCCCCTCGCCCAATTGCAAGGGGTGCGGCTGCAGCGGCTGGGACAGGAGATCTTAGATGAGGAGGCGCGGGAGAGCTTTCAGATCCAAGCTCAGGTGCGGTTGCAGTTTCGCCGCGGCGCTTTTGAACAAAAGCTTGAAGAAAAATTTCAAGAAGAGGTTATTGCTTGCTTCAGCAGCCAATCGGCGATCAAAGAAGGCGAGCCGGAAGCGCTTACCCTGGCACAGCGGCTGGTGGGCTGGATCCAGGACTATCTTAACCTGTGAGGTTCCCTTCTGGGCAATTGCCGAGGTTATATAGAAGTTCGTGAGTTGTTAATTGTGATACTTGGCAATCCTTGGCAAACTGCCGAGAATTGGTGTGGGTTTGAATAGGCACTCTCGCCTATCTTAACAGAATTTTGGCAATGCTAAGCTGTCATGATCATTCCTTGGGAGACCATTGTTGAGGAAGCTTTGGGCAACTGGCCGTGGCTGCTTTTGTGGGCAGCCTGGCTCCTGGCGCTTGTCTTCTGGCAGAGGCGGCGGCCGCATCAGGCCCAGGTTGGTTTTCCCGATGTCATCATGCTGGCGCGGGCGGATACAACGGTGGTGGAGTGTAACGAGGCCTGCCAGAAGGTTTTCGGCAATTGGCAGGGCCGGCGCTGGATCGAGGCCTTGCCGCCAGAGGAGCAAGAGCAGGTGCGGCAGAAGATATCCCAGCTTACTCCTCAGCAGCCTACCTTTGCTTGGGCTCACCCCTTGTTCGATGCGGAAGGAAAGGTGCGGTGGTTTGAGTGGATCAACCAGGGCCTTTTCGACCGGCGGGGCCGCTTGCAGTTTATTCGCGGGGTGGGCCGAGACATTACCGAGAAGAAGCAACTGGAAGAAAATCTGCGCCTGCGGGAAGCCCAACTGAGGGCTCTTCTGGACGCCCTGCCGGCAGCCATATGGGCCAGGGATCCCCAGGGAGTGCTGATTTTGCAAAATGCCACCGACCGCGCCTGGTATGGCGACCTGCTGGGCACTTCTCTGCAAGAGGCAGCGCAGCAACATCCCCACTGGCTGGAGTACACTGGGCAAGCCTTGTCTGACCTGGAGCGGCAAGGGTTTTCCCGATTGGAGAGCAAGGAAATCATCCAAGGCCAAGAGCGCTACACCTATCGCCTGGCTGTCAAGCTGCAGGATGAGTCCAAAGGTTTGGGATGGCTCGGCATTGTCTTCGATATTACCGAGCAAAAGCGGCTGGAACAACAACTGCGAGAACAACAGGAGCGCTTTCGCGCCTTCCTCGACAACAGCCACGACATTTTGTGTTGGATCGATGCCCAAGGCTTGGTTCATACTCTCAATCGCCCGG
This window harbors:
- a CDS encoding Uma2 family endonuclease, which codes for MIEALERLAKEPAESSATASRKIWTDEEFMALPDDGNCYEVVDGKLIALGSASARHGYYVSLIHILLGAYVRSQKIGFTFDSDTSFKMKSGNRRSPDCSFFSKERLRSLGGIPKGYIEGAPDLAIEVLSEANTVGEIHDKIVEYFENGSRLVWVIHPEEKYVLVYRQPEPAALKRPGDILEGEEVIPGFALDLSEFFAEPEF
- a CDS encoding Uma2 family endonuclease, whose amino-acid sequence is MLSTEELSIAHPKLTPEQFLALPEEDTTYELVNGQAVPKDLPMSPQRFHASLQKRLLFILDAWCQGKGDVYTELAVVLQRQDQDWLPVPDLLYVSFERWPAQLEEDGPCPVAPELVVEILSPGQSFGAVLQKAADYLEAGIPRVWVVDPQAKSITVFYPDAPPRTFTGSQAIQDEFLPGLKVVPQDVFAQARIP
- the csx2 gene encoding TIGR02221 family CRISPR-associated protein, which gives rise to MAKTLLTTLGTGDYTETTYFFGEQRADKTCYVAKALCQLFEIDRIILLLTEEARAKHWGRLQESLPPQVEKVAKAIPEGKTEAETWEIFDVLVDGIEPNSRLLFDITHAFRSIPLLVLLGAALLRKAKNVEIQGLYYGLYRPGQAETPIIDLTPAIRLLDWLTASDKFISTGSAVELGQLLDTVQRDFYRQQRPGKGDPRPTRLQSFGQAIRDISRSLELVRPVSLQEDLRKLQRHSTQELAEEVGQFAKPFGLLLQSIQNSYSQLALPAEKAADPQAQVQKHFQLLRWYVEKRFTTQALLLAREWVVSALCLCEGIQNYLEREARQGIEHQLGSLIPREEQLLGDLPATGSLIQHQEQLQSLPPIAAHVPDVQQLAKLWSRLSEYRNDVAHVQMKPKSLRSEVLESFVLQDLLPKLEALFPELTRTEGELEGDPSNSR